A single genomic interval of uncultured Desulfobulbus sp. harbors:
- the tssG gene encoding type VI secretion system baseplate subunit TssG — MAHPPRQQITDLSDQLLKEAHRFPFQQAIRLLHQILRLEAGAQLSEAELDHAVRCRPELSLAFAPADVAAIEQVADDPKRYLLTLTFLGLYGASSPLPTFYTEDLLEEWREGQDLCRRFFDLINQNLYTLLFRGWAKYQLAYQVHENQNEQTCEHLFALFGLPEKLWRAQLRQPYNLLRYIGLTTQNPRSAAGLQAMLRDYLENDAIEVQQCVQRKVPIPEQQRLLLGKQGCRLGEESFLGLEMEERSSKFRLCITAVNGAQFHSLLPDQPTFAEVVELVHLYVTSPLVWDLRLSLPPESVQSTTLGGGTAGSWAQLGWNTWLSSEEAPLTPEQTSVCLMGPPIGAQRHCHFTRPFAQGGLTHAEG; from the coding sequence ATGGCCCACCCGCCTCGGCAACAGATCACTGATCTGAGCGACCAACTGCTGAAAGAGGCGCATCGCTTCCCTTTTCAGCAGGCGATCCGTCTTCTCCACCAGATTCTGCGGCTCGAGGCTGGCGCGCAGCTCAGCGAGGCAGAGCTTGACCATGCCGTCCGTTGTCGGCCTGAACTGTCGCTGGCCTTTGCCCCGGCTGATGTCGCCGCCATCGAGCAGGTGGCCGATGATCCCAAACGATACCTGCTGACCCTCACCTTTCTCGGCCTCTACGGCGCCTCCTCACCCCTGCCCACCTTTTACACCGAGGATCTGCTGGAGGAATGGCGTGAAGGCCAGGACCTCTGCCGCCGGTTCTTTGATCTGATCAATCAGAACCTCTACACCCTGCTGTTTCGTGGCTGGGCCAAATATCAGCTGGCTTACCAGGTCCACGAGAACCAGAACGAACAGACCTGCGAACATCTCTTTGCCCTGTTCGGCCTGCCGGAGAAGCTGTGGCGCGCACAGTTGCGCCAGCCCTACAACCTGTTGCGCTATATCGGCCTGACCACCCAGAACCCGCGTTCCGCCGCAGGGTTACAGGCGATGCTCCGTGATTACCTGGAAAACGACGCCATTGAAGTCCAACAGTGTGTCCAACGGAAAGTCCCCATCCCCGAACAGCAACGGCTCCTCCTGGGCAAACAGGGGTGCCGCCTGGGTGAGGAAAGCTTCCTCGGCCTGGAAATGGAAGAACGCAGTTCCAAATTTCGCCTCTGCATCACTGCGGTCAACGGTGCGCAGTTCCACAGCCTGTTGCCCGACCAACCCACCTTTGCCGAGGTAGTCGAGCTGGTCCACCTGTACGTCACCAGCCCCCTGGTGTGGGATCTGCGACTCTCCCTGCCGCCGGAATCAGTGCAATCGACAACCCTTGGCGGTGGCACTGCCGGCAGCTGGGCCCAGCTGGGTTGGAATACCTGGCTCAGCAGCGAAGAGGCCCCACTTACGCCTGAACAAACCAGTGTCTGCCTCATGGGGCCCCCAATCGGCGCCCAGCGGCACTGCCACTTTACCCGTCCGTTTGCCCAAGGAGGATTGACGCATGCTGAAGGTTGA
- the tssF gene encoding type VI secretion system baseplate subunit TssF: protein MANRYYQEQLHNLRELAKEFSRTHPAVAPFLAGESRDPDVERLLEGVAFLTGLVSERIDDEVPELIHSLSSVLFPHHLCPIPSLAIVVFTPKPSLMETMRVPRGTFLDSRPIDGEPCRFQTCFDLDVHPLRIVRSTSRQRSATASTIELECELLNIELGQWQPKQFLLYLGGAFANASQLLFHLTRNLRQIALIPQKGGTPALLPPSALRPFGMTDESDLFPYPRRVFSGFQRLQEYLALPQKNLFLQLDGWEQWQQRGKGSRFQIHFELGGLNEDHPLPPLQDDSFILGATPVVNLFSLDAEPVPLTLSTPRVRINPSQRKSSNFSVYSIDRVVGFTRGTVQQRTYRPIDNFAKLEQEVPVYQVIQRISPVHGQVETFLDFSYPGNALLQTDETLAVDLTCTNGRLPEQLLLGDINRETSTSPGLLSFQNITAPTLHIDPPIAQGTLWKLISHLSLNLTSLGTVEGVRALLENYLSMHERDNQKVTAMRKRLEGLEEMTITPIDRVVRGIMLRGQEITLKLRCSNFSNVGDLCLFGSVLDLFLGEYSGLNCFTELVLIDIDSGEEFRWPTRLGNRSLI, encoded by the coding sequence TTGGCAAATCGTTATTATCAGGAACAATTACACAATCTCCGGGAACTGGCCAAAGAGTTCTCCCGGACCCATCCAGCAGTGGCCCCCTTTCTCGCCGGCGAATCACGCGACCCGGATGTGGAGCGGCTGCTTGAAGGGGTGGCCTTTCTCACCGGCCTGGTCAGCGAGCGGATTGACGACGAGGTTCCCGAACTGATCCATAGCCTGAGCTCGGTGCTCTTCCCGCATCACCTCTGCCCTATTCCGTCGCTGGCAATTGTCGTATTCACCCCCAAGCCAAGCCTGATGGAAACGATGCGGGTTCCCCGGGGGACCTTCCTCGACAGTCGCCCGATCGATGGGGAACCCTGCCGGTTTCAAACCTGCTTTGATCTTGACGTGCATCCGCTGCGCATTGTTCGCAGCACCTCCCGCCAGCGCAGCGCCACCGCCTCCACCATCGAACTCGAATGCGAACTGCTCAATATCGAGCTGGGTCAGTGGCAGCCGAAGCAGTTTCTGCTCTATCTCGGGGGCGCCTTTGCCAACGCAAGCCAGCTCCTCTTTCACCTCACCCGCAACCTGCGCCAAATCGCCCTCATCCCGCAAAAAGGAGGCACACCGGCCCTGCTCCCCCCCAGTGCCCTGCGGCCCTTCGGCATGACCGATGAAAGTGATCTCTTCCCCTATCCGCGACGGGTCTTTTCCGGATTTCAGCGCCTTCAGGAGTATCTCGCCCTGCCGCAAAAAAACCTCTTCCTCCAATTGGACGGCTGGGAGCAATGGCAGCAACGGGGCAAGGGCAGCCGATTTCAGATTCACTTCGAGCTGGGCGGCCTCAACGAGGACCATCCCCTGCCGCCGCTGCAGGACGACAGTTTCATCCTCGGGGCCACACCGGTGGTCAACCTCTTCTCCCTGGACGCGGAACCGGTACCGCTTACGCTCAGTACCCCCCGGGTGCGTATCAACCCCTCGCAGCGCAAGTCGAGCAACTTCTCGGTCTACAGCATAGACCGCGTTGTCGGCTTCACCCGGGGAACGGTGCAGCAACGGACCTATCGCCCCATCGACAACTTTGCCAAGCTCGAGCAGGAGGTCCCGGTCTACCAGGTCATCCAACGCATCTCGCCGGTCCACGGGCAGGTCGAAACCTTTCTTGACTTCAGTTATCCCGGCAACGCGCTCCTGCAGACCGACGAAACCCTGGCCGTGGATCTGACCTGCACCAACGGTCGTCTGCCTGAGCAGTTGCTGCTTGGTGATATCAACCGGGAAACCTCCACCAGCCCCGGTTTGTTGTCCTTTCAAAACATCACCGCGCCAACCCTGCACATCGATCCCCCCATTGCCCAGGGGACCTTGTGGAAGCTCATTTCCCACCTCTCCCTCAACCTGACCTCCCTGGGAACGGTTGAAGGCGTGCGTGCGCTGCTGGAGAATTATCTCAGCATGCACGAACGCGACAACCAGAAGGTCACCGCTATGCGTAAGCGCCTGGAAGGGTTGGAGGAAATGACCATTACCCCGATAGATCGCGTTGTCCGCGGCATTATGCTCCGTGGCCAGGAGATCACGCTCAAGCTCAGATGCTCCAACTTTTCCAATGTCGGCGACCTCTGCCTGTTCGGGTCGGTCCTTGACCTCTTTCTTGGCGAATACAGCGGGCTGAACTGCTTTACCGAACTGGTCCTGATTGACATTGACTCAGGGGAGGAATTCCGATGGCCCACCCGCCTCGGCAACAGATCACTGATCTGA
- the tssE gene encoding type VI secretion system baseplate subunit TssE, which translates to MIIFRERLLEHLMRVGQTGEEGLPCSSAQELSSIMLHLQKLLNTRQGSVQISPEYGMPDMNSSHDDSIIETGRRMEQLLTRVIERFEPRLTNVRVHMEQKDGVLLELKFKLEASLSRQPEIPVVFETVIKSNGNITIH; encoded by the coding sequence ATGATCATTTTTCGAGAACGTCTTTTAGAACATCTGATGCGCGTCGGCCAGACAGGGGAAGAGGGCCTGCCCTGCTCTTCCGCCCAGGAGCTGTCGTCGATCATGCTCCATCTGCAAAAGCTGCTCAACACCCGGCAGGGCAGCGTGCAGATCTCGCCCGAATACGGCATGCCGGACATGAACAGCAGCCATGACGACTCCATCATCGAGACCGGTCGACGCATGGAACAACTGCTCACCCGGGTGATCGAGCGGTTTGAGCCGCGGCTGACCAACGTCCGGGTCCATATGGAACAGAAGGATGGCGTGCTCCTTGAGCTCAAATTCAAACTCGAGGCCTCGCTCAGTCGGCAACCCGAGATACCGGTCGTTTTTGAAACGGTGATCAAATCCAATGGCAATATTACGATTCACTAG
- a CDS encoding Hcp family type VI secretion system effector: MAMTSYLSLEGNNQGNIEGDCTQKGHENWILVYGYEWDMEIPRDTHTGLATGQRIHHPLKITKKLDPSSPLLAQACATGERMKTWELDFIRINEKGQEELYYTITLENAIIVAIHHEKPLTFLDQNKPYHDMEEVSFTYEKITWSHKVANKEAVDDWKNPVSA, encoded by the coding sequence ATGGCAATGACATCGTATTTATCGCTTGAAGGCAACAATCAGGGAAATATTGAGGGAGATTGCACCCAGAAGGGACATGAAAACTGGATCCTTGTCTACGGGTATGAGTGGGACATGGAAATCCCCAGAGATACCCACACGGGCCTCGCCACCGGCCAGCGCATTCATCACCCGCTTAAAATAACCAAAAAATTAGATCCAAGCAGTCCATTGCTGGCACAGGCATGCGCTACCGGTGAACGCATGAAAACCTGGGAACTGGATTTCATTCGCATTAACGAAAAAGGGCAGGAAGAACTCTACTATACCATAACCTTGGAAAACGCCATCATTGTGGCCATCCATCACGAGAAACCGTTGACCTTCCTTGACCAAAACAAGCCCTACCACGACATGGAAGAGGTCTCTTTCACCTACGAAAAGATTACCTGGAGCCATAAGGTTGCCAACAAGGAAGCCGTCGACGACTGGAAAAATCCTGTAAGCGCGTAA
- the tssC gene encoding type VI secretion system contractile sheath large subunit yields the protein MAEQQQDVQQTAAAETDSQASLLDEIVQATNLKPADDGYQLTKQGVQAFIDQLLKPEMAGAKISQGLVDEMIAEIDRKLSLQMSEILHNEQFQALERSWRSLKYLVDHTDFRENIKIEMLNAGKQDLLDDFEDAPEITKSGLYKLAYTEEFGQFGGQPYGMMVGDFEFGYGPQDIQLLQSLSSIASMAHAPFVAAASAGMFGQTDFATLPNLKDLKSIFEMPQYTKWQSFRESEDSRNVALALPHFLLRLPYSAETKPAKSFDFKEDVSDSNNRYLWGNAAFTFAARVTDSFAKYRMSANIIGPQGGGAVEDLPLYQYEAMGELQTKIPTEVQISDRREFELAEEGFMALTMRKGSDNAAFFSANSVQKAKNFGNTPEGKQAELNYKLGTQLPYNFVVSRLAHYIKVIQRENIGTWKNRGQLEDELNKWISQYVSDQENPSAGVRSRRPLRKALISVNDVEGEPGWYKVSMAVQPHFKYMGASFTLSLVGKLDKS from the coding sequence ATGGCAGAACAACAACAGGACGTGCAGCAAACCGCAGCCGCGGAAACCGATTCCCAGGCCTCACTGCTTGATGAGATCGTACAGGCCACCAATCTCAAACCGGCCGACGATGGCTATCAACTGACCAAACAGGGGGTGCAGGCCTTTATCGACCAGTTGCTCAAACCGGAGATGGCCGGTGCCAAGATCTCCCAGGGGCTGGTCGATGAGATGATCGCCGAAATCGATCGCAAGCTCAGCCTGCAGATGAGTGAAATTCTCCACAACGAGCAGTTCCAGGCCCTGGAGCGCTCCTGGCGCTCTCTCAAGTATCTGGTGGATCACACCGATTTTCGCGAGAACATCAAAATCGAGATGCTCAACGCCGGCAAGCAGGACCTGCTCGATGACTTTGAAGATGCCCCGGAAATCACCAAGTCGGGCCTGTATAAACTGGCCTACACCGAAGAGTTCGGTCAGTTCGGCGGCCAGCCCTACGGCATGATGGTGGGCGACTTCGAATTCGGATACGGCCCCCAGGACATTCAGCTGCTGCAATCGCTGAGCAGCATCGCCTCAATGGCCCATGCCCCCTTTGTCGCCGCCGCTTCAGCGGGTATGTTTGGCCAGACGGATTTTGCCACCCTGCCCAATCTCAAGGATCTCAAATCCATCTTCGAGATGCCGCAGTACACCAAATGGCAGTCCTTCCGCGAGAGCGAGGATTCGCGCAATGTCGCCCTGGCCCTGCCCCACTTCTTATTGCGCCTGCCCTACAGTGCCGAAACCAAGCCGGCCAAGAGCTTTGACTTCAAGGAGGACGTTTCCGACAGCAACAACCGCTACCTCTGGGGCAATGCGGCCTTCACTTTTGCCGCCCGCGTCACCGACAGTTTTGCCAAGTACCGCATGTCGGCCAACATCATAGGGCCGCAGGGCGGTGGAGCGGTGGAGGATCTGCCGCTCTATCAGTACGAGGCCATGGGCGAGTTGCAGACCAAAATCCCCACCGAGGTCCAGATTTCGGATCGCCGGGAATTCGAGCTGGCCGAAGAGGGCTTCATGGCCCTGACCATGCGCAAGGGGAGCGACAATGCCGCCTTTTTCTCGGCCAACTCGGTGCAGAAAGCAAAAAATTTCGGCAACACCCCCGAGGGCAAGCAGGCCGAACTCAACTACAAACTCGGCACTCAGTTGCCCTATAACTTCGTGGTCAGCCGCCTGGCCCACTATATCAAGGTCATCCAGCGGGAGAACATCGGTACCTGGAAAAACCGCGGCCAACTCGAGGATGAACTCAACAAGTGGATCTCCCAGTACGTCTCCGATCAGGAAAACCCGAGCGCGGGCGTCCGCAGCCGCAGGCCGCTGCGCAAGGCCCTGATCTCGGTGAATGATGTCGAGGGAGAACCCGGTTGGTACAAGGTCTCCATGGCAGTGCAACCGCACTTCAAATACATGGGAGCGTCCTTCACCCTCTCCCTGGTCGGCAAACTTGATAAATCGTAA
- the tssB gene encoding type VI secretion system contractile sheath small subunit, whose protein sequence is MAKEGSVAPKERVNVVYRPAIGDAQQEVELPLKILVMGDFTQQEDERMIEDRKAINVDKDNFNEVLKAHNLKLQANVANKLAEEEDAVMSLDLDFKNLADFEPDAVLQKVPELKKLYELREALKAIKGPLGNIPDFKKKLSQLVADDGAREKLLKELGIE, encoded by the coding sequence ATGGCAAAGGAAGGATCAGTTGCTCCGAAAGAGCGTGTCAATGTGGTGTACCGCCCGGCAATCGGCGATGCCCAGCAGGAAGTCGAACTGCCCCTGAAGATTCTCGTCATGGGGGATTTCACCCAACAGGAAGATGAGCGAATGATTGAGGACCGCAAGGCCATCAACGTCGACAAAGACAACTTCAACGAGGTCCTCAAGGCCCACAACCTCAAACTGCAGGCCAATGTCGCCAACAAACTGGCCGAGGAAGAGGATGCGGTGATGAGCCTTGATCTTGATTTCAAAAATCTGGCGGATTTCGAACCCGATGCCGTTTTACAAAAAGTTCCGGAGCTGAAAAAGCTCTACGAACTGCGTGAAGCCCTCAAGGCAATCAAGGGCCCCCTGGGCAATATTCCGGATTTCAAAAAGAAACTGAGCCAGCTGGTTGCCGATGACGGCGCGCGTGAAAAACTGCTCAAAGAACTGGGCATAGAGTAA
- the tssA gene encoding type VI secretion system protein TssA yields MPFTDLGKTPIAENAPAGADVSGEPLYEELSAEIKKLSSPTAEGGIDWQRIEQLASEILATKSKHLLVACCFAIARQHTAGWHGYAEGASVLRDLLLTYWDSCFPVKKRMRGRKNALAWWQEMTDGLIKTSTGEEWSADERAALLTTLEEIDRFLGENMEDAPILRPTVQALAGHITEPPVAEPQQPPPASASSTPQAQPAAAAPAPISRPRQEAVPAPSEELPPEKNLALACDFLRLVSTQYLQSDPCHPLAFRLNRIIAWFPLDSLPLADNGTTMVPPPDSYKITALQNLAASNNWADLLDTAEQQVTQYLFWLDLQRHVATALERLGRDLARDGVVSETRLLIKRLPGLEKLAFSDGTPFADAATRDWLKELEKGGQTGGGQTAAADQAGDTMAKLVNKAQALATGNKLGEALQSLQQGSETAKGGRSRLQWAMATCRLLCRSQHPLLAAPFATTLLEQLDRHGLEQWEPSLAEEVLVTVHQVLRLQERDEQGLERMQAILGRLTVLNPARALDLV; encoded by the coding sequence ATGCCCTTTACCGATCTTGGAAAAACCCCGATTGCAGAGAATGCTCCGGCCGGTGCTGACGTCAGTGGCGAGCCGCTCTACGAGGAACTCTCGGCCGAGATCAAAAAACTCTCTTCGCCCACGGCGGAGGGGGGGATCGACTGGCAGAGGATCGAACAGCTGGCCAGTGAGATCCTGGCCACCAAGTCCAAACACCTGCTCGTTGCCTGTTGCTTTGCCATCGCCCGCCAGCATACGGCAGGCTGGCACGGCTATGCCGAAGGCGCTTCCGTGCTTCGCGACCTGCTCCTGACCTACTGGGACAGCTGTTTCCCGGTCAAAAAACGTATGCGTGGACGCAAAAACGCCCTGGCCTGGTGGCAAGAAATGACCGATGGCCTGATCAAGACCAGTACCGGGGAAGAGTGGTCGGCCGACGAACGGGCAGCCCTGCTGACAACCCTTGAGGAGATTGATCGTTTTCTCGGCGAGAATATGGAGGATGCTCCTATTCTCCGCCCGACCGTCCAGGCGCTAGCCGGCCATATCACCGAGCCTCCGGTTGCGGAGCCGCAACAGCCACCTCCTGCATCCGCCTCCTCAACCCCGCAGGCACAACCTGCGGCCGCGGCACCGGCCCCGATCTCGCGCCCTCGGCAGGAGGCAGTTCCAGCGCCTTCGGAGGAACTGCCCCCGGAGAAAAATCTCGCCCTTGCCTGCGATTTTCTCCGCCTCGTCTCCACCCAATATTTGCAAAGCGATCCCTGTCATCCCCTGGCCTTTCGCCTCAACCGTATCATCGCCTGGTTTCCCCTGGACAGCTTACCTCTGGCCGATAACGGCACCACTATGGTGCCGCCGCCCGACAGCTACAAAATCACCGCCCTGCAAAACCTTGCCGCCAGCAACAACTGGGCGGATCTCCTCGACACTGCGGAACAACAGGTCACCCAATATCTCTTCTGGCTTGACCTGCAGCGCCATGTTGCCACGGCCCTGGAGCGACTCGGACGCGACCTCGCCCGCGACGGTGTCGTCTCCGAGACCCGGTTGCTGATCAAACGCCTTCCGGGTCTCGAGAAGCTGGCCTTCAGCGATGGCACCCCCTTTGCAGACGCCGCCACCCGCGACTGGCTCAAAGAATTGGAGAAAGGCGGACAGACCGGAGGCGGGCAGACCGCGGCAGCGGATCAGGCAGGGGATACAATGGCCAAGTTGGTCAATAAGGCCCAGGCCCTGGCAACAGGCAACAAGCTGGGCGAGGCGCTGCAGTCCCTGCAGCAGGGCTCGGAAACCGCCAAGGGCGGTCGCAGCCGCCTCCAGTGGGCCATGGCCACCTGCCGCCTGCTCTGCCGCAGTCAGCACCCTCTGCTTGCCGCCCCCTTTGCAACAACGCTGCTTGAGCAGCTGGACCGGCATGGGCTCGAGCAATGGGAACCCTCACTGGCGGAAGAGGTGCTGGTTACGGTGCATCAGGTGCTGCGCCTGCAGGAAAGGGATGAACAGGGGCTCGAGCGTATGCAGGCGATCCTGGGCCGGTTAACCGTATTGAACCCAGCTCGAGCCCTGGATCTCGTGTAA
- a CDS encoding SPOR domain-containing protein → MTDHQPPKNRAGREQGRGFFLHSLFQQRLPQDRHIQLPLLARLINLRQLRRLGLAAWYLLAIGLAGWLGFTYVQNVRVLENGPIPSKEMVTEAGFTDPLPELQKLHDSIIEAEQKNRTLIISRFGFDQSKAYEEQLKTRFADLFGQTLLRMEPIALGYWRQNLNHFSARQKQLYAQFLLGQWQINSNRIKNDTQSLQQYARLTDPLWSLLFPKAAQIPVGPLYLAYQRWQGIALPTPLAADYSQAMTDLLSRIRSQEADWLWAAPAVSAEAVAIEDFWIDFPQAGWIEVPGGLTLQGRTEAESFLNQILLPLAQGDAKKTQDLFWQNYWQQFFTAWERFTSELLEQGRILSESPGNIVAAGPVLRQDGPYWRLFTRFADEMKGLPDSQNRPAWVRQWQILSTAWDSFILQQNRKTGGVTDKISALATQVVHSGEELAGQRINLAVSTREQLAQLFASYLADLAALSPVTVSREDRVDQFGRFFRGLQQGETSTFYTAYADYRKLVSLESDGAEDTLSSRLIFAPLAFIAQVALGEATTILQQNWTETVIAPLGTGHTANQMGQLFSQADSPVPKFIAGPAAPFLEASTSGYRPRKGYGMSLPFRPDFLAFLFNGTRASKNTFKSFTVTLATRPMNVNSESTIHPFASKISLQCADKEFVLDNWNYASQAEFTWSPASCGDVVLSLQFPAGISLNKRYAGPLGFPKFLNDFSDGSQTFALSDFSGDSGPLKEQKLSTVTLAYRVSGAPDVRSWLTSVPPTIPQEIFNQPSVQASMPPIADRRSEQLSALDQESDTIFIIPRPLLRNYFLGLKSPEPQPTGQPLLPGDTGEDWIRQQSPQTFTIQLLSQRSSRSLDDLIVKYPALELHWYRTTGKRWYVLISGAFPTKEEALEARKRLPTELSRYAPLIKSFATVQAELGPAVPPAKPTQHQ, encoded by the coding sequence ATGACTGATCATCAACCTCCAAAAAATCGAGCAGGACGGGAACAAGGGCGGGGCTTTTTTCTCCACAGCCTCTTCCAGCAACGTCTGCCCCAGGATCGTCATATTCAGCTGCCGCTGCTTGCCCGCCTGATCAACCTGCGACAACTGCGTCGCCTGGGCCTGGCCGCCTGGTATCTGCTGGCGATCGGACTGGCCGGATGGCTCGGATTTACCTACGTGCAGAATGTTCGTGTGTTGGAAAACGGTCCGATACCCAGCAAGGAAATGGTGACCGAGGCGGGATTCACCGATCCCCTGCCGGAATTGCAGAAGTTGCATGACAGCATCATAGAGGCCGAGCAGAAAAACCGGACCCTGATCATCAGCCGCTTCGGCTTCGATCAATCCAAGGCCTATGAAGAGCAGCTCAAAACCCGCTTTGCGGATCTGTTTGGCCAAACCCTGCTCCGTATGGAGCCCATCGCCCTCGGGTATTGGCGGCAAAATCTCAACCATTTCAGTGCCCGGCAAAAACAGCTCTATGCCCAATTCCTGCTCGGGCAGTGGCAAATCAACAGCAATCGTATCAAAAACGATACCCAATCCCTGCAGCAGTATGCCCGTTTGACCGATCCACTCTGGTCGCTGCTCTTTCCCAAGGCGGCGCAGATACCGGTGGGGCCGCTGTATCTCGCCTATCAGCGATGGCAGGGGATTGCCCTGCCGACCCCACTGGCGGCCGATTATTCCCAGGCCATGACCGATCTGCTCTCCCGTATCCGCTCCCAGGAGGCGGACTGGCTTTGGGCGGCTCCGGCAGTGAGCGCAGAAGCGGTGGCCATCGAGGACTTCTGGATCGATTTCCCCCAAGCGGGCTGGATCGAAGTGCCCGGCGGCCTGACCTTGCAGGGACGCACCGAGGCGGAATCCTTTCTCAACCAGATCCTGCTGCCGCTTGCCCAAGGGGACGCGAAAAAGACGCAGGATCTCTTTTGGCAAAACTACTGGCAACAGTTCTTCACCGCCTGGGAACGTTTCACCAGCGAGCTTCTCGAACAGGGCCGCATCCTCTCCGAATCCCCGGGCAATATTGTCGCCGCAGGGCCGGTACTCCGCCAGGATGGGCCCTACTGGCGTCTTTTTACCCGCTTTGCCGATGAGATGAAAGGTCTGCCTGATTCACAGAACCGGCCGGCCTGGGTGCGGCAGTGGCAAATTCTTTCCACCGCCTGGGACAGTTTCATCCTCCAGCAGAACCGTAAAACCGGCGGCGTGACTGACAAGATCAGCGCCCTGGCGACCCAGGTCGTCCACAGCGGCGAGGAACTGGCCGGTCAACGGATCAATCTTGCGGTCTCTACCCGCGAACAGCTGGCCCAACTCTTTGCCAGCTACCTTGCCGATCTGGCAGCCCTCTCCCCGGTAACCGTCTCCCGTGAGGATCGAGTCGATCAGTTCGGCAGGTTTTTCCGTGGCCTGCAGCAGGGGGAGACCTCCACCTTCTACACCGCCTATGCCGACTACCGCAAACTGGTAAGCTTGGAGAGTGACGGCGCCGAGGATACCCTCAGCAGCAGGCTCATCTTTGCCCCTCTGGCCTTTATCGCTCAGGTGGCTTTGGGCGAGGCAACCACCATTTTGCAACAGAACTGGACCGAAACGGTCATCGCGCCCCTGGGAACGGGCCACACCGCCAACCAGATGGGCCAACTCTTTTCCCAGGCCGACAGTCCGGTGCCCAAGTTTATCGCCGGTCCGGCAGCCCCCTTTCTCGAGGCAAGCACCAGCGGCTACCGGCCACGTAAAGGATATGGCATGAGTCTACCCTTTCGCCCGGATTTCCTTGCCTTTCTTTTTAATGGCACCCGTGCCAGCAAAAATACCTTCAAATCGTTCACCGTGACCCTGGCTACGCGGCCGATGAACGTCAATTCAGAATCCACCATCCATCCCTTTGCCAGCAAAATCAGTCTACAATGCGCGGACAAAGAGTTTGTCCTCGACAACTGGAACTATGCCAGCCAGGCGGAGTTCACCTGGTCGCCCGCAAGCTGCGGCGACGTGGTCCTGAGCCTCCAGTTTCCCGCCGGGATCAGTCTGAACAAGCGCTATGCCGGCCCCCTGGGATTCCCCAAATTTCTCAACGATTTCAGTGACGGCAGCCAGACCTTTGCCCTCAGCGACTTTTCCGGCGACAGCGGGCCGCTTAAAGAACAGAAGCTCAGTACCGTCACCCTTGCCTACCGGGTCAGCGGTGCACCGGACGTACGCTCCTGGTTGACAAGTGTACCACCGACCATTCCCCAGGAAATATTCAATCAACCATCGGTTCAGGCCTCGATGCCGCCGATTGCCGACAGAAGATCGGAGCAACTGAGTGCATTGGATCAGGAATCCGACACTATTTTTATCATCCCACGCCCCCTGCTGCGCAATTATTTCCTGGGCCTGAAATCGCCGGAGCCACAGCCGACAGGGCAACCCTTGCTCCCCGGTGACACCGGAGAAGACTGGATTCGCCAACAGTCGCCACAAACCTTCACCATCCAGCTGCTGAGCCAACGATCCTCCCGGAGCCTGGACGATCTTATCGTGAAATATCCGGCCCTGGAGCTCCACTGGTACCGAACCACCGGCAAACGATGGTATGTCCTCATCAGCGGCGCCTTTCCCACCAAAGAAGAGGCCCTGGAGGCCCGCAAGCGGTTGCCGACGGAACTGAGTCGTTATGCACCACTGATCAAATCCTTTGCAACCGTTCAGGCAGAATTGGGCCCAGCGGTCCCTCCGGCAAAACCCACCCAACATCAATAG